From one Humulus lupulus chromosome 8, drHumLupu1.1, whole genome shotgun sequence genomic stretch:
- the LOC133797723 gene encoding vacuolar protein sorting-associated protein 60.1-like, with protein MRRVFGVKKDKEPPPSIQDASDRINKRGETVEEKIKRLDVELSKYKEQIKKTRPGPAQEAVKARAMRVLKQKRMYEGQRDMMFNQTFNLDQVAFAAEGIKDAQQTMSALKSANKELKGMMKTVKIQDIDNLQDEMMDLMDVSSELQESLGRSYNVPDDIDEDELLGELDALEADMGMETEADGVPSYLQPDKESDLDAELNLPSAPMGYAATAGRSNAHANDEMGLPAVPRATLRD; from the exons ATGAGGAGGGTTTTCGGTGTAAAGAAGGACAAGGAGCCCCCTCCTTCCATTCAAGATGCCTCCGATAGG ATTAATAAAAGGGGTGAGACAGTTGAAGAGAAGATTAAAAGGCTCGATGTAGAACTTAGTAAATATAAAGAACAGATTAAGAAAACTAGACCTGGTCCAGCACAAGAAGCTGTTAAAGCTCGAGCCATGAGGGTTCTCAAGCAAAAGCGAAT GTATGAAGGCCAACGTGACATGATGTTCAATCAAACGTTTAACCTTGATCAAGTTGCATTCGCTGCTGAGGGCATTAAAGATGCTCAGCAAACC ATGTCAGCCCTAAAATCTGCTAACAAGGAGTTGAAAGGGATGATGAAAACTGTGAAGATACAAGACATAGAT AATTTGCAAGATGAGATGATGGACCTGATGGACGTCAGTTCTGAACTTCAAGAGAGCCTGGGTAGAAGCTATAACGTTCCTGATGATATTGATGAGGATGAGCTTTTGGGTG AGCTTGATGCTTTAGAAGCTGATATGGGAATGGAAACTGAAGCTGATGGTGTGCCTTCCTATCTCCAACCTGATAAGGAATCTGATTTGGATGCAGAGCTCAACTTGCCTTCAGCGCCAATGGGATATGCGGCAACAGCCGGAAGATCAAATGCACAT GCAAATGATGAAATGGGCTTACCTGCTGTTCCACGGGCGACCCTCCGTGATTAG
- the LOC133797722 gene encoding FBD-associated F-box protein At2g26860-like isoform X1, which yields MAEMGKKRVKTTTSMADEDRISKLPDTVIVHILSFLPTVDVVRTCILSRRWKFMWFSVPTLSFSDATADFQWPGALEKFYKYVDNCLENRRRIMYYIVDSAVITRFKLEMRYFYQTSRSVLIDKWLAFAIKNRVKELYLSLNFSFEDDVTYYYWLPETVVNSRYLTTLELDGFDLDTAYSIRLPALKTLSLKDVVFEENNVVVKFLLGCPSLEKLVLSSSYYNFVGHPLRLQSLSLKFMKIKYDGLDVVPLEVEAMKLETLVVKGLIFENTKLLACTAIRNLSLSFDCTNQDTSLLEYVISKLPLLENLTLKNCYYLKVEHIKISNQQLKILNLKNKYSYEKDYGMNFIIESAPKLVSVCYEGNTNFSITMEPSNLLKGKFVILKQHENYDANWFTKMMNLFLNLNCSWNVVTLHVPSDKALILPEDFKRICRRPLLNWKHLRIITDYKPMRESDLKDTLMWILPSLETLSINENGVL from the exons ATGGCTGAAATGGGGAAAAAAAGAGTTAAAACGACTACATCAATGGCTGATGAAGATAGAATTTCGAAACTACCTGATACAGTAATTGTACACATTTTGTCGTTTCTACCTACTGTGGATGTTGTTCGGACATGTATCCTTTCAAGGCGTTGGAAATTCATGTGGTTTTCAGTTCccactctctctttctctgaTGCTACTGCTGATTTTCAATGGCCAGGGGCCCTAGAAAAGTTCTACAAATATGTCGATAATTGTTTGGAAAACCGTAGGAGAATTATGTATTATATCGTCGATTCAGCAGTCATAACTCGTTTTAAGCTTGAGATGAGGTATTTCTATCAAACAAGCAGGTCTGTCCTCATAGATAAATGGCTAGCTTTTGCAATTAAGAATAGAGTCAAGGAATTATATCTTTCCTTGAATTTTTCCTTCGAGGATGATGTTACTTACTACTACTGGTTACCTGAAACAGTAGTCAACTCAAGATATTTGACTACTTTGGAGTTGGATGGGTTTGATTTGGATACTGCTTATTCAATTAGACTTCCAGCATTGAAAACATTGTCATTGAAAGATGTTGTCTTTGAAGAGAATAATGTGGTAGTGAAGTTTTTGTTGGGTTGCCCTTCCCTTGAAAAATTGGTGTTAAGTTCATCGTATTATAATTTTGTTGGTCATCCTCTCCGATTACAAAGTTTGAGCCTCAAGTTCATGAAAATTAAATACGATGGACTTGATGTAGTACCTCTTGAAGTTGAGGCCATGAAGCTTGAGACTTTGGTAGTAAAGGGATTGATCTTTGAAAACACAAAACTTTTGGCTTGCACGGCAATTAGAAATCTGTCACTATCTTTTGATTGCACTAATCAAGACACGTCATTATTAGAGTATGTCATTTCAAAGCTTCCTCTCCTTGAGAATTTGACTTTGAAGAACTGCTATTATTTGAAGGTTGAACATATTAAAATCTCGAATCAACagttgaaaattttgaatttgaagaATAAGTATAGTTACGAAAAGGACTATGGAATGAACTTCATAATTGAATCAGCTCCAAAATTAGTATCTGTTTGTTATGAAGGCAATACCAATTTCAGTATAACTATGGAGCCATCTAATTTGTTGAAAGGAAAATTTGTAATTCTTAAACAGCATGAGAATTATGACGCAAATTGGTTTACCAAAATGATGAATTTGTTTCTGAATCTCAATTGTTCTTGGAATGTTGTAACTCTGCATGTTCCTTCAGATAAG GCTCTCATCTTGCCAGAAGATTTCAAAAGAATATGTCGTCGTCCCTTACTTAATTGGAAGCATCTCAGAATTATTACTGATTATAAACCTATGAGAGAATCAGACTTGAAAGATACTTTGATGTGGATATTACCTTCTTTAGAAACACTATCTATTAATGAAAATGGTGTACTTTAG
- the LOC133795580 gene encoding putative F-box/FBD/LRR-repeat protein At4g13965: MADEDRISKLPDTVIVHILSFLPTVDVVRTCILSRRWKFMWFSVPTLSFSDTSADFQSPDGLEKFYKYVDDCLEHRRRIMYYFVDSNKVKEINLCLSFSCEDGVNYYWLPETVVNARGLTILELEGLDLDATYSIGLPALKTLSMKNFFFLSIGKVDLVSKFLLGCPSLEKLMLDLGGNMGSIGDLRLQSSSLKFIKIENDGSAYAVPFQVEAINLESLVLNGPIFEISNLSTCKAIRNLSLTFNSSITIKDPSSLEYLISNLPLLEDLTLENCYELKLEHIKILNQQLKSFHLKNKDAKYDHGMNIIIESAPKLTTFCYEGNVNLSISTKSSNLLNGKFVISNLHENYDPNWFTSMMIFLLNLNCSWNIVTLHVHSDKDLILSENFKKICRSPLLNWKHLRVITDKPERESNLKDSLMWISPSLETLSINGKVIL, from the exons ATGGCTGATGAAGATAGAATCTCGAAACTACCTGATACAGTAATCGTACACATTTTGTCCTTTCTGCCCACTGTGGATGTTGTTCGGACATGCATCCTTTCAAGGCGTTGGAAGTTCATGTGGTTTTCAGTTCccactctctctttctctgaTACTAGTGCTGATTTTCAATCGCCAGACGGCCTAGAAAAGTTCTACAAATATGTGGATGATTGTCTCGAACACCGAAGGAGAATTATGTATTATTTCGTCGATTCA AATAAAGTGAAGGAAATAAATCTTTGCTTGAGTTTTAGCTGCGAAGATGGTGTTAATTACTATTGGTTACCTGAAACAGTAGTCAACGCAAGAGGTTTGACTATTTTGGAGTTGGAAGGGTTAGATTTGGATGCTACCTATTCAATTGGACTTCCAGCATTGAAAACTCTGTCGATGAAAAACTTTTTCTTTCTAAGTATCGGAAAGGTTGATTTGGTATCTAAGTTTTTGTTGGGTTGTCCTTCCCTTGAGAAATTGATGTTAGATTTGGGTGGTAACATGGGTAGTATTGGTGATCTCCGTTTACAAAGTTCAAGCCTCAAGttcattaaaattgaaaatgatGGAAGTGCATATGCAGTACCTTTTCAAGTTGAAGCCATAAATCTCGAGTCTTTGGTACTAAATGGACCTATTTTTGAAATCTCAAATCTTTCTACATGCAAGGCAATTAGAAATCTCTCACTAACTTTTAATAGTAGTATTACTATTAAAGACCCGTCATCACTAGAGTATCTCATTTCAAATCTTCCTCTCCTTGAGGATTTGACTTTGGAGAACTGCTATGAATTGAAGTTGGAGCACATTAAGATCTTGAATCAACAATTGAAAAGTTTCCATTTGAAGAATAAGGATGCTAAATATGATCATGGAATGAACATTATAATTGAATCAGCTCCAAAATTAACAACCTTTTGTTATGAAGGTAATGTCAACCTCAGCATATCAACGAAGTCCTCTAATTTATTGAATGGAAAATTCGTGATTTCTAATCTGCATGAGAACTATGACCCAAATTGGTTTACGAGTATGATGATTTTTCTTCTAAATCTCAATTGCTCTTGGAATATTGTAACTCTGCATGTGCACTCAGATAAG GATCTCATTTTGTCAGAAAATTTTAAAAAGATATGTCGTTCTCCCTTGCTTAATTGGAAGCATCTCAGAGTTATTACTGATAAACCAGAGAGAGAATCAAACCTGAAGGATTCTTTGATGTGGATTTCACCCTCTCTAGAAACATTATCTATTAATGGAAAGGTCATACTTTAG
- the LOC133797722 gene encoding FBD-associated F-box protein At2g26860-like isoform X2, whose product MAEMGKKRVKTTTSMADEDRISKLPDTVIVHILSFLPTVDVVRTCILSRRWKFMWFSVPTLSFSDATADFQWPGALEKFYKYVDNCLENRRRIMYYIVDSAVITRFKLEMRYFYQTSRSVLIDKWLAFAIKNRVKELYLSLNFSFEDDVTYYYWLPETVVNSRYLTTLELDGFDLDTAYSIRLPALKTLSLKDVVFEENNVVVKFLLGCPSLEKLVLSSSYYNFVGHPLRLQSLSLKFMKIKYDGLDVVPLEVEAMKLETLVVKGLIFENTKLLACTAIRNLSLSFDCTNQDTSLLEYVISKLPLLENLTLKNCYYLKVEHIKISNQQLKILNLKNKYSYEKDYGMNFIIESAPKLVSVCYEGNTNFSITMEPSNLLKGKFVILKQHENYDANWFTKMMNLFLNLNCSWNVVTLHVPSDKLDSSNLLSGNYKTS is encoded by the exons ATGGCTGAAATGGGGAAAAAAAGAGTTAAAACGACTACATCAATGGCTGATGAAGATAGAATTTCGAAACTACCTGATACAGTAATTGTACACATTTTGTCGTTTCTACCTACTGTGGATGTTGTTCGGACATGTATCCTTTCAAGGCGTTGGAAATTCATGTGGTTTTCAGTTCccactctctctttctctgaTGCTACTGCTGATTTTCAATGGCCAGGGGCCCTAGAAAAGTTCTACAAATATGTCGATAATTGTTTGGAAAACCGTAGGAGAATTATGTATTATATCGTCGATTCAGCAGTCATAACTCGTTTTAAGCTTGAGATGAGGTATTTCTATCAAACAAGCAGGTCTGTCCTCATAGATAAATGGCTAGCTTTTGCAATTAAGAATAGAGTCAAGGAATTATATCTTTCCTTGAATTTTTCCTTCGAGGATGATGTTACTTACTACTACTGGTTACCTGAAACAGTAGTCAACTCAAGATATTTGACTACTTTGGAGTTGGATGGGTTTGATTTGGATACTGCTTATTCAATTAGACTTCCAGCATTGAAAACATTGTCATTGAAAGATGTTGTCTTTGAAGAGAATAATGTGGTAGTGAAGTTTTTGTTGGGTTGCCCTTCCCTTGAAAAATTGGTGTTAAGTTCATCGTATTATAATTTTGTTGGTCATCCTCTCCGATTACAAAGTTTGAGCCTCAAGTTCATGAAAATTAAATACGATGGACTTGATGTAGTACCTCTTGAAGTTGAGGCCATGAAGCTTGAGACTTTGGTAGTAAAGGGATTGATCTTTGAAAACACAAAACTTTTGGCTTGCACGGCAATTAGAAATCTGTCACTATCTTTTGATTGCACTAATCAAGACACGTCATTATTAGAGTATGTCATTTCAAAGCTTCCTCTCCTTGAGAATTTGACTTTGAAGAACTGCTATTATTTGAAGGTTGAACATATTAAAATCTCGAATCAACagttgaaaattttgaatttgaagaATAAGTATAGTTACGAAAAGGACTATGGAATGAACTTCATAATTGAATCAGCTCCAAAATTAGTATCTGTTTGTTATGAAGGCAATACCAATTTCAGTATAACTATGGAGCCATCTAATTTGTTGAAAGGAAAATTTGTAATTCTTAAACAGCATGAGAATTATGACGCAAATTGGTTTACCAAAATGATGAATTTGTTTCTGAATCTCAATTGTTCTTGGAATGTTGTAACTCTGCATGTTCCTTCAGATAAG CTGGACTCATCTAATTTGCTGAGTGGAAACTACAAAACTTCATGA